A segment of the Arcobacter sp. CECT 8983 genome:
TTCTATCAAAAATTAGAAGATTAATATTTCTTCAACTGTATAATTTATATTCAGAGTATTAATTGTTTTTATACTCTAATCTGTATTTATGTAAAAGTGGTTCGGTATAACCTGCTGGTTGTTCTTTCCCTTTGAAAATTAAATCTCTTGCTGCTTTAAAGGCATATCCATCATAATTTGGTGCCATATTTATGTAACTTGCATCTTTTTCATTTTGTTTATCAACAACTTTTGCCATCTGTTTTAGTGATTCTAAAACCTCTTCTTTTGTACAAACTCCATGTTCTATCCAGTTTGCAAGATGTTGAGAGGAGATTCTAAGTGTTGCTCTATCTTCCATAAGTGCTACATTATTTATATCAGGAACCTTAGAACATCCAATTCCTGCATCAATCCATCTAACAACATATCCTAAAATACTTTGGCAGTTATTATCTATTTCATTTTTAATAATCTCTTTTGATAAGTCTTCTTTAAGTAAAGGTATTGTTAAAAGCTCATCTAAACTTGCTCTTCTTTTTCCTTTTAACTCATTTTGAATATTTAGTACATTAACTTTATGATAATGCATTGAGTGTAAAGTTGCAGCAGTAGGAGATGGTACCCAAGCAGTGTTTGCACCTGATTTTGTGTGAGAGATTTTTTCAAGCATCATTTTTGCCATCTCATCTGGCATAGCCCACATCCCTTTTCCAATTTGAGCTTTACCTTGCAATCCACACTCTAAACCAATATCAACATTCCAAGTCTCATAAGCTTTTATCCAAGTTTCACTTTTCATTTTTGTTTTTGGTGTCATGGCTCCTGCTAACATAGAAGTATGAATCTCATCACCTGTTCTATCAAGAAAACCTGTATTGATAAATACAACTCTTTTAGAAGCTTGTCTAATACACTCTTTTAGATTAACTGTAGTTCGTCTTTCTTCATCCATAATTCCTATTTTAATTGTATTTTCTGGAAGATTTAAAGCTTTTTCTACACTTTCAAATAGTTTAACTGCAAAGGCAACTTCTTGGGGTCCATGCATTTTTGGTTTAACTATATAAATAGATTTTGTTCTAGAGTTTTTCTTTTCATTTTTGTCTGTTAAATCAGGAATTGCAGCTAAAGTTGTAATCATACAATCCATAATTCCTTCAAAAACTTCATTTCCATCTTTGTCTAAAATTGCTGGATTTGTCATAAGGTGACCAACATTCCTAATAAACAAAAGACTTCTTCCATGTAAAGTTAACTCTTTATTTTCTAAAGTTTTATATGTTTTATCAGAGTTTAATTTTCTAGTAAGAGTTTTACCACCCTTTTCAAAGCTTTCTTCTAAATCACCTTTCATAAGTCCAAACCAGTTTCTATAAACTTCCACTTTATCTTTGGCATCTACTGCTGCAATAGAATCTTCACAATCCATAATAGTAGAAACTGCTGCTTCTACAACTATGTCTTTTATCCCTGTAACATCAAGTTTTCCTATAAAGCTTTCTTTATCAAACTCAACTATTACATGAAGATTGTTGTTTTTAAATACTAACGCTTTTGGATTCTCTTTTTCACCTTCATAGGCTATTAGTTTTGAATCATCTTCTAAAGTAGTTGTAGTGTTTGAAAGTTTTACTTCTAATTTTTCATTTACAATTTTGTAAGATATTGCATCTTTATGGCTTCCATCTTTTAAAGGTGCTACTGTATCTAAATGCTCTTTTGCATAAGTAACAACTGCTTTACCTCTTTTTTCATTGTACTCCTTTGTAATAACTAGTTCGCCATTAGTTGAGATAACATCAGTTCCATAAAGAGCATCATATAAACTTCCCCATCTAGCATTTGCTGCATTTAGGGCAAATCTTGCATTTTTAACAGGAACCACAAGTTGTGGCCCTGCTTGAAGTTTTATCTCTTCATCTACATTTTGTGTTTCAACTTTAAAATCCTCTTTCTCTTCAACTAAATAATCAATCTCTTTTAAAAATTTTTTATACTCTTCAAAACTATTCTCATTATATTTATTGTTCATATGCCAAGAATCAATAAGTGTTTGAAGTAAATCTCTTTTTTTTAGTAAAGATTTATTTTCAGGTGTTAATTCATCAATAATTGATTCAAAACTTTCCCAGAAATCCTCTTTTGAGATTAAAGTTGTTGGTAAAATCTCTTTATTGATTAAGTCATAAAGAGATTTATCTACTGTTAAATTACCTTCTAAAACTCTATTTTCCATTTTTTCCCTTTTTTAATTTAACGCAAATTCTTTTTCTTGAAAACTTTTAGATAGTCCTAAATGAATTAGTCCACCTAAAATTGCTCCAATAATCCAACCATAACCATTTAATGAACTTAATGTTTCAATCCATACTGTACCAACTGAAAAGATTGCCCCAATAGCAAAGGCTACAATTGTGTTTTTATTCCATCCTTTGTCATAATAATATTCACTATTTTCACTCTCATCATACAAAGAATCAATATCTAGGCTCTGCTTTTTTACAAAATAGTAATCAACTACTAAAATCCCATATAAAGGGGCAAGTGTTGCACCAAGAGTATTTACTATTGGACTAATTCCTACTTGACTTATAAAACTTACCCAAAAACCACCAATAATAAGTGCAAATAAAGAAGTAATTACGCCAGATTTTTTAAATGAAAGCTTTGTTGGAGCTAAGTTTGAGATACCATTTACTGCTGGAATAAAGTTAGCAACAAGATTTATCCCAACAGTTGCAGTAAAGAATGTAATTGCTGCAATTAAACTTAAGACTGTACTATCTGCTTTTTCAACTATATCCATTGGGTTTGTTAATTTTTCTCCAAATACAACAACTGAACCAGCTGTAATTAAAAGTGCTAAAGCTGAAAAAAATACCATATTAAAAGGTAGCCCTACAAGGTTTCCTACTACCATAGATTTTTTATCTTTTGCATATCTTGAAAAATCACTAAAGTTAATCATAACAGCTGCAAAATAAGCAATCATAGTTCCTAAAATTGCAAAAAATCCATTTACTTCACTACTTAAAGTTGAACCTTCATGTGAGAAAATATTATTTGCAACATTAAATAAATCTCCCCCAGATTTATTCCATAAAACAATCAATAATCCAATCATAATCACATAAACAAAAGGAGCTGCGAAGTTTAAAAACTTTGATACCCAAGACATACCTTTTGAGAATATCACCATTTGAAGTATCCAAACTATAAAAAATGATAACCAACCAATGGCATCAATTCCTAAAAATTTAGTTTCAGGATGAATCCCTGTTAAAGCAGTGATTAAAAGATGAAGTGCAGTTGAAGCAAAATATGTTTGAACCCCAAACCAAAAAACTGCAACTATAGCTCTTATAATAGCTGATAACTTTGCTCCATTTATACCCATGCTTGATCTTGCTAACACTGGATATGGAATTCCATAATCAACTCCAGCCTTTCCTGAAATATTTACTAAAAAAGTAACCACTAATCCTGCAACAATAAGTGCAAAAAATGCAGTCCAACCAGTTACTCCATAACTTATAAAAAGTGAGGCAACTAAGGTATATCCAAATAGACTTTGTATATCGTTTGCCCAAATATTAGACACTTCAAACCATTTCCAATTTCTTTCACTCTTTTTCGTAGGCGATAAAGAGTCATTATTTACATCTTCTATCATAAGTTTTCCCTATTTTTTTAATTTTATTTTCTACTACAAAAAATAGGTAAAAGCCTATAATAGGTAGTAGAACTACTGTTTTTCTTTCATAATTCTTCTTTTTAATATATATTTATTTATAATCACGCTGGCGAAAGCGACTTTTTTATGGATATATTAAAATTGAAATAAAAAAGTCACTTATGGTGGTATAGTTTTAATATCTTTCATTACTACTCTTTTATTAAAAAAATCTCTTTTTCTTCAATTTCATACTCAATACAATCAACAACTTTACTTTGCTCTTGATTCATATTTGTTCTATCGATTACGATAAATTGTTCTTCATTTTTTAAACAAATTAGTGGAAAATGCCAAACCCCTCTATTGTAATGAACCCCTTGATTTCCGTTTGTTACAAAAGCCTGTATTGTTGAAAAGTCAGGTTTCTCATCACCTAAAGCAACAACACATAAAAATGGCTCAGTACTTCTTGGCATAAAAGTTTGAGAAAAAAATGGGTGTTTTTCTAACATATTGATATGTAAAGGAAACTCTCTATTTTTACCTATATAAATATGTAATGTTGAACTTCCCCCTTTTTCATTTGCATCCATAGTACAAAGTTCATAAAACTTTTGTGCATATCCATTGTTTATGATTTTTGAATCTCTGTTTTCAAGTTCTATAACTTCTCCAAACTTTTTAAAAGCTTTTTTTGTAAGAGGTTTTGGCTTAAGTTCCACTCTCATATTAAGCCTTTACTTCTTCTTTTTTAACAAATTTTCCAAATAGTTTAAGTCTTGAAACTCCACCATCTGGGAAAATATTTATTCTAATATGTGTGATTGGTTTTTGGTGGTTTAAAAAGCTTTTATCAAAATAGTGTTTGTTATGCATTTCTAGTTTTTGTGGTGCAACTAACTCTTCCCAAAACATACTTTGTGTTACAACTGAACTATCTGTTGTATCTTCTAAATATGCTGCACTAATAGAAAATTTATCTGCAAAGTTTCCTTTGAAGAAGTTTGTATCAATTATGATATTATCGATAATAGCAGGCTTAGCTAACTCAATGATTCCCCAATCAAAACCTGGTTCTCTTCTTCTTCTAGTTTCCCAACCATCACCCATGTTAACTGCTTCATTATCTTTTAAGATATTTCTTAAAGGACCAAAAAATTCATTATTTGTATAAACTGCCCTTGCTCCATTTCTCATTGAAGCTACATTGATATTTTCTTGTTCATAAAGTTTTTCATCAAAACAAATCTCACCAAATGCTTTAAATCTTGCAATTCCCCCATCAGGATAAATATCAACTCTTAGGTGAGTTACTTCAGTTTTTGCTAGTGAATCAAAATCGTGTTTTGTATGACCTTCTAAATCACTTTGACCTAAAAGTTCAATCCACTCTACACTGTCTATATCTTCTAAAAATACTTTATCATCTTTATCTTTTACACAACAACCTTTTATTGAAACTGCTAAAGGATAGTTTCCTCTAAAATGTGAAGTATCAACTAAAAATGAATTGATTTTTGAAAGATTTCCTAGTTTAATAATACAATGGTCATTTCCTCCATCTCTTCTTCTTCTAGTTTCCCAACCATCCATCCAGTGACCGTTGTCATCAAACTCATCTTTAAATACTGCTTCAGTTTGGGCTAGCATTCTATTTGCACTTGCAAAAAACTCATCTGTTGTGTAGATTACTTTTGTTCCTAATTCACAGCTTGCAACATTTATCATTTTGTTCCTTTATTACTAAAATTATTTATCCAATGGTTTGCTATCTCACCTCTTGTTGCAAACCATACATCATCAAAACCTTTTACATACTCTAAGAATCTTCTCATAGCCATAATTCTTCCTGGTTTTCCTAAGATTCTACAATGCATACCAATATTCATCATTTTAGGAGCTTTAGCACCTTCTAAATAAAGAGCATCAAAACTGTCTTTTAAATAGTTATAAAATTGATCACTGTATGAAAATCCTCCAAAAACAAATCGCATGTCATTGTTATCCATAGTATATGGGATTACAAGATGTTCTTTTGTAGTGATTTCTGGTGCAAAATATGGTAAATCATCATTGTATGAATCACTATCATAAAGAAAACCACCCTCTTCAACTACAAGTTTTCTTGTATTCTCACTATCTCTTCCTGTGTACCAACCAAGAGGTCTTGTTCCAATCATCTTCTCTAATATTTCAATACTTTTATAAAGATGATCTCTTTCAATAGATTCTTCAATTGTTTGGTAGTTAATCCATCTATAACCATGTGAACATATGTCGTAATTGTTAAGTGCTAAGTATTCAGCAAGTTTAGGATTTCTTTGCAATGCCATTGCAACAGCAAAGATAGTTACAGG
Coding sequences within it:
- a CDS encoding ureidoglycolate lyase; the encoded protein is MRVELKPKPLTKKAFKKFGEVIELENRDSKIINNGYAQKFYELCTMDANEKGGSSTLHIYIGKNREFPLHINMLEKHPFFSQTFMPRSTEPFLCVVALGDEKPDFSTIQAFVTNGNQGVHYNRGVWHFPLICLKNEEQFIVIDRTNMNQEQSKVVDCIEYEIEEKEIFLIKE
- the puuE gene encoding allantoinase PuuE, which encodes MINNNYPRDLIGYSNEPINPKWPNGAKIALQFVLNYEEGAENCILHGDEASEVFLSEMNNPQAFYNQRHKSMESLYEYGSRVGVWRILELFKDFDIPVTIFAVAMALQRNPKLAEYLALNNYDICSHGYRWINYQTIEESIERDHLYKSIEILEKMIGTRPLGWYTGRDSENTRKLVVEEGGFLYDSDSYNDDLPYFAPEITTKEHLVIPYTMDNNDMRFVFGGFSYSDQFYNYLKDSFDALYLEGAKAPKMMNIGMHCRILGKPGRIMAMRRFLEYVKGFDDVWFATRGEIANHWINNFSNKGTK
- the alc gene encoding allantoicase; its protein translation is MINVASCELGTKVIYTTDEFFASANRMLAQTEAVFKDEFDDNGHWMDGWETRRRRDGGNDHCIIKLGNLSKINSFLVDTSHFRGNYPLAVSIKGCCVKDKDDKVFLEDIDSVEWIELLGQSDLEGHTKHDFDSLAKTEVTHLRVDIYPDGGIARFKAFGEICFDEKLYEQENINVASMRNGARAVYTNNEFFGPLRNILKDNEAVNMGDGWETRRRREPGFDWGIIELAKPAIIDNIIIDTNFFKGNFADKFSISAAYLEDTTDSSVVTQSMFWEELVAPQKLEMHNKHYFDKSFLNHQKPITHIRINIFPDGGVSRLKLFGKFVKKEEVKA
- a CDS encoding malate synthase G; its protein translation is MENRVLEGNLTVDKSLYDLINKEILPTTLISKEDFWESFESIIDELTPENKSLLKKRDLLQTLIDSWHMNNKYNENSFEEYKKFLKEIDYLVEEKEDFKVETQNVDEEIKLQAGPQLVVPVKNARFALNAANARWGSLYDALYGTDVISTNGELVITKEYNEKRGKAVVTYAKEHLDTVAPLKDGSHKDAISYKIVNEKLEVKLSNTTTTLEDDSKLIAYEGEKENPKALVFKNNNLHVIVEFDKESFIGKLDVTGIKDIVVEAAVSTIMDCEDSIAAVDAKDKVEVYRNWFGLMKGDLEESFEKGGKTLTRKLNSDKTYKTLENKELTLHGRSLLFIRNVGHLMTNPAILDKDGNEVFEGIMDCMITTLAAIPDLTDKNEKKNSRTKSIYIVKPKMHGPQEVAFAVKLFESVEKALNLPENTIKIGIMDEERRTTVNLKECIRQASKRVVFINTGFLDRTGDEIHTSMLAGAMTPKTKMKSETWIKAYETWNVDIGLECGLQGKAQIGKGMWAMPDEMAKMMLEKISHTKSGANTAWVPSPTAATLHSMHYHKVNVLNIQNELKGKRRASLDELLTIPLLKEDLSKEIIKNEIDNNCQSILGYVVRWIDAGIGCSKVPDINNVALMEDRATLRISSQHLANWIEHGVCTKEEVLESLKQMAKVVDKQNEKDASYINMAPNYDGYAFKAARDLIFKGKEQPAGYTEPLLHKYRLEYKNN
- a CDS encoding NCS1 family nucleobase:cation symporter-1 → MIEDVNNDSLSPTKKSERNWKWFEVSNIWANDIQSLFGYTLVASLFISYGVTGWTAFFALIVAGLVVTFLVNISGKAGVDYGIPYPVLARSSMGINGAKLSAIIRAIVAVFWFGVQTYFASTALHLLITALTGIHPETKFLGIDAIGWLSFFIVWILQMVIFSKGMSWVSKFLNFAAPFVYVIMIGLLIVLWNKSGGDLFNVANNIFSHEGSTLSSEVNGFFAILGTMIAYFAAVMINFSDFSRYAKDKKSMVVGNLVGLPFNMVFFSALALLITAGSVVVFGEKLTNPMDIVEKADSTVLSLIAAITFFTATVGINLVANFIPAVNGISNLAPTKLSFKKSGVITSLFALIIGGFWVSFISQVGISPIVNTLGATLAPLYGILVVDYYFVKKQSLDIDSLYDESENSEYYYDKGWNKNTIVAFAIGAIFSVGTVWIETLSSLNGYGWIIGAILGGLIHLGLSKSFQEKEFALN